The Bradyrhizobium sp. WBAH42 genome includes a window with the following:
- the pepT gene encoding peptidase T: MSSLSFSHTVTERFLRYVTIDTQSDPASPHSPSTEKQKDLGRVLAAELKAMGVADAHLDEYGYVYGTIPANTDKKVPVICFCSHMDTSPDVTGKGVKPQVVKNYRGGDIILPGDTSQVIRFNEHPALKNQIGNDIITTDGTTLLGADNKAGVAEIMDAAHFFLNNPDVKHGTIKILFTPDEEIGRGVDNVDLKKLGADFGYTMDGESAGCVEDETFSADGATITINGVSAHPGYAKGKMEHAIKIAAAIVERLPKEGCSPETTSGKQGFLHPIGIEGALEQATLSFIVRDFTEEGLKEKEALLEDIVKDVMKDYPRSTYAFEVKEQYRNMKQVIDRHPHVLEYAIEAIRRAGLRPMRTAIRGGTDGSRLSFMGLPCPNIFAGEHAFHSRLEWVSRQDMEKAVETIVHLAMIWEEKA, from the coding sequence ATGTCCTCCCTCTCCTTTTCGCATACCGTGACCGAGCGCTTCCTGCGCTACGTCACCATCGACACCCAGTCCGATCCGGCATCGCCTCACTCGCCCTCGACCGAGAAGCAGAAAGATCTCGGCCGCGTGCTCGCTGCCGAGCTGAAGGCCATGGGCGTTGCGGACGCGCATCTCGACGAATACGGCTACGTCTACGGAACGATCCCGGCCAACACCGACAAGAAGGTGCCGGTGATCTGCTTCTGCTCGCACATGGACACCTCGCCCGACGTCACCGGCAAGGGCGTCAAGCCGCAAGTCGTGAAGAACTATCGCGGCGGCGACATCATCCTGCCCGGCGACACCAGCCAGGTGATCCGCTTCAATGAGCACCCCGCGCTGAAGAACCAGATCGGCAACGACATCATCACCACCGACGGCACGACGCTGTTGGGGGCCGACAACAAGGCCGGCGTTGCCGAGATCATGGATGCCGCGCATTTCTTCCTCAACAACCCCGACGTGAAGCACGGTACCATCAAGATCCTGTTCACGCCGGACGAGGAGATCGGCCGCGGCGTCGACAATGTCGACCTGAAGAAGCTGGGGGCCGATTTCGGCTACACCATGGACGGCGAGAGCGCCGGCTGTGTCGAGGACGAGACCTTCTCGGCCGATGGTGCCACCATCACCATCAACGGCGTCAGCGCCCATCCCGGCTACGCGAAGGGCAAGATGGAGCACGCGATCAAGATCGCCGCCGCCATCGTCGAGCGTCTGCCGAAGGAGGGCTGCTCGCCCGAGACCACCTCGGGCAAGCAAGGCTTTCTGCATCCGATCGGCATCGAGGGCGCGCTGGAGCAGGCGACGCTCTCCTTCATCGTCCGCGACTTCACCGAGGAAGGGCTGAAGGAGAAGGAGGCGCTGCTCGAGGACATCGTCAAGGACGTGATGAAGGACTATCCGCGCTCGACCTACGCGTTCGAGGTCAAGGAGCAGTATCGCAACATGAAGCAGGTGATCGATCGTCACCCGCACGTGCTCGAATACGCCATCGAGGCGATCCGTCGCGCCGGCCTGCGGCCGATGCGCACCGCGATCCGCGGCGGCACCGACGGCTCGCGCCTGTCCTTCATGGGCCTGCCCTGCCCCAACATCTTCGCCGGCGAGCACGCGTTTCATTCGCGGCTCGAATGGGTCAGCCGGCAGGATATGGAAAAGGCGGTGGAGACCATCGTGCATCTGGCGATGATCTGGGAAGAGAAGGCCTGA
- the ihpA gene encoding divalent metal ion exporter subunit IhpA → MFRRGMAARLACAAACLIAASALAPSHAQTLTMRSALARALAASPRLTAAERDVGIATGQRIQAGALLNPELSYEQDDSFGSGRYRGMRSAETTLQISQAFELFGKREARIAAGAAGVEVAAIQRKAVRLEVLSETAIAFLSVLGAQRRIQILDEQIAAIDRLTPLLRRRVEAGASSPAETGRAEVASALVKADRERFKATLASARRELAVLMGDASAQFGEVSGRLETTGRPPTFQAVVAAIDANPQLVRWTAIYAQRNAELLLARLKPYPDVRIAAGWRHYSETNDDALRLSVSVPIPVFDQNQGNILSAQESLAKTKAEREANRNALIVIAGRAYDSLQGSLRELAVLRETAIPKAVEASEAISQGYGQGRFTLLEVLDAQASVTQARLREQEALQNFHAGVATIEGLVGNPFTLARESAR, encoded by the coding sequence ATGTTTCGCAGGGGAATGGCCGCGCGCCTGGCGTGCGCGGCGGCGTGTCTGATTGCAGCATCGGCGCTTGCACCATCGCACGCCCAGACTTTGACGATGCGGAGCGCCCTGGCGCGCGCGCTGGCGGCGAGCCCGCGGCTGACGGCGGCGGAGCGCGACGTCGGCATCGCCACGGGCCAGCGCATCCAGGCGGGCGCCCTGCTCAATCCGGAGCTGTCCTATGAACAGGACGATTCATTCGGCTCCGGCAGATATCGCGGAATGCGCTCGGCCGAGACCACGCTGCAGATCAGCCAGGCCTTCGAGCTGTTCGGCAAGCGCGAGGCGCGGATTGCCGCAGGCGCAGCCGGCGTCGAGGTCGCCGCGATCCAGCGCAAAGCCGTCAGGCTGGAGGTGCTGTCGGAGACCGCGATCGCCTTTCTCAGCGTGCTCGGCGCGCAGCGGCGCATCCAGATCCTCGATGAGCAGATTGCCGCGATCGACCGGCTGACACCGCTCCTGCGCCGCCGTGTCGAAGCCGGCGCCTCGTCGCCGGCCGAGACCGGCCGCGCCGAGGTCGCCTCCGCCCTGGTGAAGGCCGACCGCGAGCGGTTCAAGGCGACCTTGGCGAGCGCCCGGCGCGAGCTTGCAGTGCTGATGGGCGATGCGTCCGCACAATTCGGCGAGGTCTCCGGCCGGCTCGAGACCACCGGACGCCCGCCGACGTTCCAGGCGGTTGTCGCCGCCATCGACGCCAATCCGCAGCTGGTGCGCTGGACCGCGATCTATGCCCAGCGCAATGCCGAGCTCTTGCTGGCGCGGCTCAAGCCCTATCCGGACGTGCGGATCGCGGCCGGATGGCGTCACTATAGCGAGACCAATGACGACGCGTTGCGTCTGTCCGTCTCGGTGCCGATCCCCGTGTTCGACCAGAACCAGGGCAACATCCTTTCGGCCCAGGAAAGCCTCGCCAAGACCAAAGCCGAGCGCGAGGCCAACCGCAACGCGCTGATCGTGATCGCCGGACGCGCCTATGATTCGCTCCAGGGCTCGCTGCGCGAGCTCGCGGTGCTGCGCGAGACCGCGATCCCCAAGGCCGTCGAAGCGTCCGAGGCGATCTCGCAAGGCTACGGCCAGGGCCGCTTCACCCTGCTCGAAGTGCTGGACGCCCAGGCCAGCGTGACCCAGGCGCGGCTGCGCGAGCAGGAGGCGCTGCAGAATTTCCACGCGGGCGTCGCGACCATCGAAGGCCTCGTCGGCAATCCCTTCACGCTGGCGCGGGAGAGCGCACGATGA
- the ihpB gene encoding divalent metal ion exporter adaptor subunit IhpB, which translates to MKTSSTILIAIVAAALGAYGYSLLAPGKVAPAEHAEHSEPKKPNDHVEQDEHGADRIRISDVKLAAAGVTLAEAASATLTDTLAFNGILRANQEAVVQVTPRFPGLAKSIHKRIGDKVGKDDLLAAIESNQSLTVYELKAPIAGTIIERQISLGEYASEQKPAFVVADLSTIWVDLSIYRQDLRRVRINDEVLIDPDDGRGEIKGTISYMAPIGSSETQTALARVVLPNPDGRLRPGLFVTARLILAARNVAVAVRRSAIQTLENRTIVFVREDGDKIEARPVELGDSDPRHVEIKAGLSPGEHYVAENSFVVKAEMGKGEADHD; encoded by the coding sequence ATGAAAACGTCCTCGACCATCCTGATAGCCATCGTTGCCGCCGCGCTCGGCGCTTACGGCTATTCCCTGCTCGCCCCCGGCAAGGTCGCGCCCGCCGAGCACGCTGAGCATTCCGAGCCGAAGAAGCCGAACGACCATGTCGAGCAGGACGAGCACGGCGCCGACCGCATCCGCATCTCCGACGTGAAGCTGGCCGCCGCGGGCGTCACCCTGGCGGAAGCCGCGAGCGCCACACTGACCGACACGCTCGCCTTCAACGGCATCCTGCGCGCCAACCAGGAAGCCGTGGTGCAGGTGACGCCGCGCTTTCCGGGCCTCGCCAAATCCATCCATAAGCGGATCGGCGACAAGGTGGGCAAGGACGATCTGCTCGCCGCGATCGAAAGCAACCAGAGCCTCACCGTCTATGAACTGAAGGCGCCGATTGCCGGCACCATCATCGAGCGGCAGATCTCGCTCGGCGAATACGCCTCCGAGCAGAAGCCGGCCTTCGTCGTCGCCGATCTCTCCACCATCTGGGTCGACCTGTCGATCTACCGCCAGGACTTAAGGCGCGTCCGCATCAATGACGAGGTGCTGATCGATCCCGACGACGGCCGCGGCGAGATCAAGGGCACGATTTCCTACATGGCGCCGATCGGCAGTAGCGAGACCCAGACCGCGCTGGCGCGCGTGGTGCTGCCCAATCCGGACGGTCGCCTGCGGCCCGGCCTGTTCGTCACGGCACGGCTGATCCTCGCGGCGCGCAATGTCGCGGTCGCGGTGCGCCGGAGCGCGATCCAGACGCTGGAGAACAGGACCATCGTGTTCGTGCGCGAGGACGGCGACAAGATCGAAGCCCGCCCGGTCGAGCTTGGCGATTCCGATCCGCGCCACGTCGAGATCAAGGCGGGCCTTTCGCCCGGCGAGCATTACGTGGCCGAGAACAGCTTCGTCGTGAAGGCAGAGATGGGCAAGGGCGAGGCCGATCATGATTGA
- a CDS encoding efflux RND transporter permease subunit, whose product MIERLIAVSLQQRWLVLLLALGAVAFGVWNFQRLPIDAVPDITNVQVQINSRAPGYSPLETEQRITFPVETAMGGLPKLDYTRSLSRYGLSQVTIVFKDGTDIYFARQLVGERIQQVKDQLPAGVEVAMGPVSTGLGEIFMYTVETRAGAKTQGGRDYSLTDLRTVQDWIIRPQLRNVPGVIEVNTIGGFERQFHVLPDPGKLMAYRLGFRDVMTALAANNANVGAGYIERNGEQYLVRSPGQVGNIGEIQDIVIGSRGGNPVRVRDVATVTEGRDLRTGAATRNGEETVLGTAMLLIGENSRSVARRVAARLEEIAKSLPEGVVTRTVYDRTDLVEATIRTVKNNLLEGAALVVAVLFLILGNIRAALVTACVIPLSMAMTITGMVETKVSANLMSLGAIDFGIIVDGAVIIVENCLRVLAAAQREKGGLLTTAERLRAILRGSSEVIKPSLFGTLIIAVVYLPVLTLTGVEGKMFTPMALTVLMALGAAVLFSITFVPAAVAIFVTGKVSEHENLFMRAAKRGYLPLLRFAIDNRAAVAIMAVVIVVASGIAASRMGGEFIPSLDEGDVALASIRIPGTSLTQSLDLQKALEKRIKQVPEVKEFFTRIGTAEIATDPMSPAQTDGYVMLKPRAEWPDPGKSKSEVVEAIEHAADEIPGSAYEISQPIQFRVNELISGVRTDVGVKIFGDDLDILQGAARQVEAAIRGIRGASDVKIEQVAGLPILTVRLDRQALARYGLSVAEVQGIVEIAVGGKSAGKLFEGDRRFDIVVRLPEHLRGNLEAIRAIPIPLPPAEDAGSGTAVRTALASSSLAQMRYVPLSSVATVDATPGPNQISRENGKRRIVVTANVRARDLGSFVAEAEAAVAEKVKLPAGYFIGWGGQFEQLVSATKRLTIVVPVALLLVFLLLFMGMGSAADAALVFSGVPLALTGGVAALLLRDIPLSISAGVGFIALSGVAVLNGLVIIAFIERLRSEGRSVAEAVREGALTRLRPVLMTALVASLGFVPMALATGAGAEVQRPLATVVIGGIISSTILTLLVLPALYVLFRRDVANERPTMASDLAASAER is encoded by the coding sequence ATGATTGAGCGCCTCATCGCCGTCTCGCTGCAGCAACGCTGGCTGGTCCTCCTGCTCGCACTCGGCGCCGTCGCCTTCGGGGTTTGGAATTTCCAGCGCCTGCCGATCGACGCGGTGCCTGACATCACCAACGTCCAGGTCCAGATCAACAGCCGCGCCCCCGGCTATTCGCCGCTCGAGACCGAGCAGCGCATCACCTTCCCGGTCGAGACCGCGATGGGCGGCCTGCCCAAGCTCGACTACACCCGCTCGCTGTCGCGCTACGGCCTCAGCCAGGTGACGATCGTGTTCAAGGACGGCACCGACATCTACTTCGCCCGGCAGCTCGTCGGCGAGCGCATTCAGCAGGTGAAGGACCAGCTGCCGGCGGGCGTCGAGGTCGCGATGGGTCCGGTCTCGACCGGCCTCGGCGAGATCTTCATGTACACCGTGGAGACCAGGGCGGGCGCAAAGACGCAGGGCGGCCGCGACTATTCCCTGACCGATTTGCGCACCGTGCAGGACTGGATCATCCGGCCGCAGCTTCGCAACGTGCCTGGCGTGATCGAGGTCAACACGATCGGCGGCTTCGAGCGGCAATTCCACGTGCTGCCCGACCCCGGCAAGCTGATGGCCTACCGGCTCGGCTTTCGCGACGTGATGACGGCGCTCGCCGCCAACAACGCCAATGTCGGGGCCGGCTATATCGAACGCAACGGCGAGCAATATCTGGTTCGCTCGCCGGGCCAGGTCGGCAATATCGGCGAGATCCAGGACATCGTGATCGGCTCGCGCGGCGGCAATCCCGTCAGGGTCAGGGACGTCGCGACCGTTACCGAGGGGCGCGATCTGCGCACGGGTGCCGCGACACGCAACGGCGAGGAGACCGTGCTCGGCACCGCCATGCTGCTGATCGGCGAGAACAGCCGCAGCGTCGCCCGCCGTGTCGCGGCCCGTCTCGAGGAGATCGCAAAATCGCTGCCCGAGGGCGTCGTGACGCGGACCGTCTACGACCGCACCGACCTGGTCGAAGCCACCATCCGCACCGTCAAGAACAACCTGCTTGAGGGCGCGGCACTGGTGGTGGCCGTGCTGTTCCTGATCCTCGGCAACATCCGTGCCGCGCTGGTCACCGCCTGCGTCATTCCGCTGTCGATGGCCATGACCATCACCGGCATGGTCGAAACCAAGGTCAGCGCGAACCTGATGTCTCTCGGCGCAATCGACTTCGGCATCATCGTCGACGGTGCCGTCATCATCGTCGAGAATTGCCTGCGCGTGCTGGCCGCGGCCCAGCGCGAGAAAGGCGGCCTGCTCACGACCGCCGAGCGGCTGCGCGCGATCCTGCGCGGGTCGAGCGAAGTCATCAAGCCGAGCCTGTTCGGAACGCTGATCATCGCCGTGGTCTATCTGCCCGTGCTGACGCTGACCGGCGTCGAGGGCAAGATGTTCACGCCGATGGCGCTGACGGTGCTGATGGCGCTCGGCGCGGCCGTGCTGTTCTCTATCACCTTCGTGCCGGCAGCCGTTGCCATCTTCGTCACCGGCAAGGTGTCCGAACATGAGAACCTGTTCATGCGGGCGGCAAAGCGCGGCTATCTCCCCCTGCTCCGTTTTGCCATCGACAATCGGGCCGCGGTCGCGATCATGGCCGTGGTCATCGTGGTCGCGAGCGGCATCGCCGCTTCGCGGATGGGTGGCGAGTTCATTCCGAGCCTCGACGAAGGCGACGTCGCGCTGGCTTCGATCCGGATTCCCGGCACCAGCCTCACCCAGTCGCTGGACCTTCAGAAGGCGCTGGAAAAACGCATCAAGCAGGTTCCGGAGGTGAAGGAGTTCTTCACCCGCATCGGCACCGCGGAGATCGCCACCGATCCGATGTCGCCGGCGCAGACCGATGGCTACGTCATGCTGAAGCCGCGTGCCGAATGGCCCGACCCGGGCAAGTCGAAATCGGAGGTGGTCGAGGCCATCGAGCATGCTGCAGACGAGATTCCCGGCAGCGCCTATGAAATCTCCCAGCCGATCCAGTTCCGCGTCAACGAGCTGATCTCCGGCGTGCGCACGGACGTCGGCGTCAAAATCTTCGGCGACGATCTCGACATCTTGCAGGGCGCCGCCAGGCAGGTGGAGGCCGCGATCCGCGGCATCCGCGGCGCCAGCGACGTCAAGATCGAGCAGGTCGCGGGCCTGCCGATCCTCACCGTCCGCCTCGATCGCCAGGCGCTCGCCCGCTATGGCCTCAGCGTCGCCGAAGTGCAGGGCATCGTCGAGATCGCAGTCGGCGGCAAGTCGGCGGGCAAGCTGTTCGAAGGCGATCGGCGCTTCGACATCGTGGTGCGCCTGCCCGAGCATTTGCGCGGCAATCTCGAGGCGATCCGCGCGATCCCGATTCCGCTGCCGCCCGCCGAGGACGCCGGCTCCGGCACGGCCGTTCGTACCGCGCTGGCCAGCTCTTCCCTCGCCCAGATGCGCTACGTGCCGCTGTCATCTGTTGCCACCGTCGATGCGACGCCGGGGCCGAACCAGATCAGCCGCGAGAACGGCAAGCGGCGGATCGTCGTCACCGCCAATGTCCGCGCGCGCGACCTCGGCTCCTTCGTGGCCGAGGCCGAGGCGGCAGTGGCGGAGAAGGTCAAGCTGCCGGCGGGTTACTTCATCGGCTGGGGCGGCCAGTTCGAGCAGCTTGTCTCGGCCACCAAGCGGCTGACGATCGTGGTGCCGGTAGCGCTGCTGCTGGTGTTCCTGCTGCTGTTCATGGGCATGGGATCGGCGGCCGACGCGGCGCTGGTGTTCTCCGGCGTGCCGCTGGCGCTGACCGGTGGCGTCGCCGCGCTGCTGCTGCGCGACATTCCCTTGTCGATCAGCGCCGGCGTCGGCTTCATCGCACTGTCGGGCGTCGCGGTTCTCAATGGCCTCGTCATCATCGCCTTCATCGAGCGTCTGCGCAGCGAGGGGCGCTCGGTCGCGGAGGCCGTGCGCGAAGGTGCGCTGACGCGGCTGCGCCCGGTGCTGATGACCGCGCTCGTCGCCTCGCTCGGCTTCGTGCCGATGGCGCTCGCCACCGGCGCCGGCGCCGAGGTGCAGCGGCCGCTCGCGACCGTGGTGATCGGGGGCATCATCTCCTCGACCATCCTGACGCTGCTGGTGCTGCCGGCGCTCTACGTGCTGTTCCGCCGTGACGTGGCAAATGAAAGGCCTACAATGGCGTCTGATTTGGCGGCGTCCGCGGAGCGCTAG
- a CDS encoding cation diffusion facilitator family transporter has product MGSHDHHGHHHHDHAGHSHAHGHDHGHGHGHVHAPANFGKAFALGITLNTALVVAEAIYGYVGNSTALLADAGHNLSDVLGLVIAWGASIAARRAPSGRFTYGFRASTILAALANAVFLLVATGAIGWEAILRLREPEPVAGLTVMVVAGIGILVNGFTALLFASGRKDDINIEGAYLHMAADAAVSLGVVVSAALIIWTGWLWLDPITSLVICATILWSTTSLLRGSIDMSMAAAPKGTDLAAIRAFLLARPGVSGIHDLHVWPISTTETALTCHLVMPAGSDDAFLMQTTQLLKTSFRIGHTTLQVETHPDNGCALAPDDVV; this is encoded by the coding sequence TTGGGCAGCCACGACCACCACGGTCATCACCACCATGATCATGCGGGCCACTCGCATGCGCATGGCCACGATCATGGTCACGGGCACGGCCATGTCCATGCGCCCGCCAATTTCGGCAAGGCGTTCGCGCTCGGCATTACGCTCAACACCGCGCTCGTCGTGGCCGAGGCGATTTACGGCTATGTCGGCAACTCCACCGCCCTGCTCGCCGATGCCGGCCATAACCTGTCCGACGTGCTCGGCCTCGTCATTGCCTGGGGCGCCTCGATCGCAGCCCGCCGCGCGCCCAGCGGCCGCTTCACCTACGGTTTTCGCGCCTCCACCATCCTGGCGGCGCTGGCCAATGCGGTGTTCCTGCTGGTCGCAACCGGCGCCATCGGCTGGGAGGCGATCCTGCGCCTGCGCGAGCCGGAGCCGGTCGCAGGTCTCACCGTGATGGTGGTTGCGGGCATCGGCATCCTCGTCAACGGTTTCACCGCCCTGCTGTTCGCGAGCGGCCGCAAGGACGACATCAACATCGAAGGCGCCTATCTGCACATGGCGGCCGACGCCGCGGTCTCGCTCGGCGTCGTGGTCTCGGCGGCGCTGATCATCTGGACCGGCTGGCTCTGGCTCGACCCCATCACCAGCCTCGTCATCTGCGCCACCATCCTCTGGAGCACGACCAGCCTCTTGCGCGGCTCCATCGACATGTCGATGGCGGCCGCGCCCAAGGGCACCGACCTCGCCGCAATCAGGGCATTCCTGCTGGCGCGGCCGGGCGTCTCAGGGATTCACGATCTCCACGTCTGGCCGATCTCGACCACCGAGACGGCGCTGACCTGCCATCTCGTGATGCCGGCCGGCAGCGACGACGCATTCCTGATGCAGACGACGCAGCTGCTCAAGACATCCTTCCGCATCGGCCACACCACGCTTCAGGTCGAGACGCATCCCGACAATGGCTGCGCGCTCGCGCCGGATGATGTGGTGTGA
- a CDS encoding bifunctional 2-polyprenyl-6-hydroxyphenol methylase/3-demethylubiquinol 3-O-methyltransferase UbiG: protein MPDLKGQTISDFGEQWTAFRDNPGYYGSADLLGDLFGPLLTLDDIKGARVADIGSGTGRIVNMLLDAGADRVVAVEPSAAFEVLKANTTAEADRIEYLQVPGDQLPPGLGLDYVVSMGVLHHIPEPEPVVHAAFAALRPGGRCIVWLYGVEGNETYLSIAIPLRKLTVRMPHRMLVALSHLLEFALTGYIWLCRIIPLPMRSYMRSVLAKFPRSVRRLTIYDQLNPAYAKYYTRAEAEALLSDAGFADVQLYHRHGYSWTVSGTRPAGAHAQSATEHTKGLH from the coding sequence ATGCCGGATCTGAAGGGACAGACGATCAGCGATTTCGGAGAGCAATGGACTGCTTTCCGGGACAACCCCGGCTATTACGGGTCGGCTGATCTGCTCGGCGACCTGTTCGGCCCGCTGTTGACGCTCGACGATATCAAGGGCGCGAGGGTCGCCGATATAGGCAGCGGCACCGGGCGTATCGTCAACATGCTGCTCGATGCGGGAGCCGATCGCGTCGTTGCGGTCGAACCATCGGCTGCATTCGAGGTCCTGAAGGCCAACACCACCGCCGAAGCGGACCGCATCGAGTATCTCCAGGTGCCAGGCGATCAACTGCCGCCCGGTCTTGGGCTCGACTACGTCGTCTCGATGGGCGTATTACACCATATCCCCGAGCCGGAGCCGGTCGTCCACGCCGCGTTCGCAGCGCTGCGGCCGGGCGGACGCTGCATCGTGTGGCTCTACGGCGTTGAAGGCAACGAGACCTATTTGTCGATCGCAATCCCGCTGCGCAAGCTCACGGTGCGGATGCCGCACCGGATGCTCGTGGCGCTGTCGCATCTGCTGGAGTTCGCCCTGACTGGCTATATCTGGCTCTGCCGGATTATTCCGCTTCCGATGCGCAGCTACATGCGTTCCGTCCTGGCGAAGTTTCCGCGCTCGGTTCGCCGCCTGACCATCTACGATCAGCTCAATCCCGCCTATGCGAAATATTATACCCGCGCCGAGGCTGAGGCGTTGCTGTCCGATGCGGGATTTGCGGATGTTCAGCTCTATCACCGGCATGGTTATAGCTGGACGGTGTCCGGCACCCGCCCGGCGGGGGCGCACGCTCAATCCGCGACCGAACATACCAAGGGCTTGCATTGA
- the asnB gene encoding asparagine synthase (glutamine-hydrolyzing) gives MCGIAGIFHRDGRPADRGTVAAMSAALIHRGPDGDGFWLDQSVGFAHRRLAIRDLSDAGHQPMLDPSGRIVVTYNGEIYNDGELRRELERSFGFQFRGHCDTEILPYAYLAWGEAMFERLEGFFAVGLWDRQERRLILARDGIGIKPLYYFDDRSNVVFASEVKGVLASGRVPAHIDPAALHTFLAAGHTGTRQSLFREIRQVPPGTVISFAASERTERRFWRPVRAPRVDRLDEAVDRLRSTIQTVVESQMVSDVPLGVLQSGGVDSSLITLTLKQLGLKPPLFTAGFTEKSHDESAAAKEIAAAAGLSVSVVDGEGGEDVETALRAVVHHFDGQCADTGALGFYRLAGAVRQHCSVVLSGDGGDEFFAGYETYAATAMAEPLRRVVPRGVAGMTGRFAYAAVRGNERRLPAAAQLARFALGLSEEGDSPHLQWRRLVPRFLAAKIYAPEMVDVAAADPFAEYAEYYAEPHENVLDRALIADQRFHLQSVLTKVDAMSMAHSLEVRVPILDRRVMDLAGTIDVALLNPWPKGAPKYVLRKLAERLGMPREAAWSRKRGFNVPIAQLMRRGGLQAICDRVFNKEPDVFAPYLKPDAIRMLWNEHLERRSDNAFALWPILTLGIWLMGLAAPRPR, from the coding sequence ATGTGCGGCATAGCCGGAATCTTCCATCGCGACGGCCGCCCGGCTGATCGCGGCACGGTCGCGGCGATGTCTGCGGCGTTGATCCATCGCGGGCCGGACGGAGACGGTTTCTGGCTGGACCAGTCCGTCGGCTTCGCTCACCGTCGGCTCGCCATCCGGGATCTGTCGGACGCCGGCCACCAGCCGATGCTCGATCCTTCCGGACGCATCGTCGTGACCTACAATGGCGAGATCTACAACGATGGCGAGCTGCGCCGCGAGCTCGAACGCTCCTTCGGCTTCCAGTTCCGCGGACACTGCGATACGGAAATTCTGCCCTATGCCTATCTCGCATGGGGAGAGGCGATGTTCGAACGGCTGGAGGGTTTCTTCGCCGTCGGTCTCTGGGACCGGCAGGAGCGTCGTCTGATCCTTGCGCGTGACGGCATCGGCATCAAGCCGCTCTATTACTTCGATGACCGCAGCAATGTCGTGTTCGCGAGCGAGGTGAAGGGAGTCCTGGCGAGCGGGCGCGTGCCGGCGCATATCGATCCCGCTGCTCTGCACACGTTCCTGGCCGCCGGGCACACCGGGACCCGACAGAGTCTTTTCCGCGAGATCAGGCAGGTGCCTCCAGGCACGGTGATCAGCTTTGCCGCCAGCGAACGGACCGAGCGCCGCTTCTGGCGTCCGGTTCGCGCGCCGAGGGTCGACCGGTTGGATGAAGCGGTCGACCGCCTGCGGTCGACGATTCAAACGGTCGTCGAGAGCCAGATGGTGAGTGACGTGCCGCTGGGCGTGCTGCAAAGCGGAGGCGTTGACAGCTCGCTCATCACGCTCACGCTGAAGCAGCTCGGATTGAAGCCGCCGTTGTTCACTGCAGGCTTCACCGAGAAGAGCCATGATGAATCCGCCGCGGCAAAAGAGATCGCCGCGGCTGCGGGCCTGTCGGTCAGCGTGGTCGATGGGGAAGGGGGCGAGGATGTCGAGACGGCCCTTCGCGCGGTCGTCCATCATTTCGACGGGCAGTGCGCCGATACGGGTGCGCTTGGCTTTTACCGTCTGGCCGGCGCAGTCCGGCAGCATTGCAGCGTCGTTCTGTCCGGCGATGGCGGCGACGAGTTCTTCGCTGGATATGAGACCTACGCCGCAACTGCCATGGCGGAGCCCTTGCGCCGCGTCGTGCCGCGCGGCGTTGCGGGCATGACCGGCCGGTTTGCCTATGCCGCCGTTCGCGGCAACGAGAGACGTCTTCCCGCGGCGGCACAACTGGCCCGTTTTGCGCTGGGGCTCAGCGAGGAGGGCGACAGCCCGCATCTGCAATGGCGGCGGCTGGTCCCCCGATTCCTTGCCGCGAAGATCTACGCGCCGGAGATGGTCGATGTCGCAGCGGCAGACCCGTTCGCGGAATATGCGGAATATTATGCGGAGCCGCACGAAAACGTGCTGGATCGGGCGCTGATCGCCGACCAGCGTTTTCATCTCCAAAGCGTGCTCACGAAGGTCGATGCGATGAGCATGGCGCATTCGCTCGAGGTACGCGTTCCGATCCTTGATCGGCGGGTGATGGACCTCGCGGGGACGATCGATGTCGCGCTCCTCAATCCCTGGCCAAAGGGCGCCCCGAAATACGTGCTCCGCAAGCTCGCCGAGCGCCTGGGTATGCCCAGGGAAGCCGCGTGGTCGCGCAAGCGCGGGTTCAACGTGCCCATTGCGCAACTGATGAGGCGCGGCGGCCTGCAAGCGATTTGCGATCGCGTCTTCAACAAGGAGCCGGACGTTTTCGCGCCTTATCTCAAGCCGGATGCGATCCGGATGCTGTGGAACGAACATCTGGAGCGGCGCAGCGACAACGCCTTCGCACTATGGCCCATTCTGACGTTGGGGATATGGCTGATGGGGCTCGCGGCCCCCCGGCCGCGTTGA